One Oncorhynchus mykiss isolate Arlee chromosome 9, USDA_OmykA_1.1, whole genome shotgun sequence genomic window, gaggagggttagagggaagcaggtcatatgtgatggacggaggagggttagagggaagcaggtcatatgtgatggagggaggaggagggttagagggaagcaggtcatatgtgatggagggagggttagagggaagcaggtcatatgtgatggacggaggagggttagagggaagcaggtcatttatgatggagggaggagggttagagggaagcaggtcatatgtgatggagggttagagggaatcaggtcatatgtgatggagggaggaggagggttagagggaagcaggtcatatgtgatggagggagggttagagggaagcaggtcatatgtgatggacggaggagggttagagggaagcaggtcatatgtgatggagggaggaggaggattagagggaagcaggtcatatgtgatggagggaggagggttagagggaagcaggtcatatgtgatggatggaggagggttagagggaagCAAGTCATatgtgatggagggagggttagagggaagcaggtcatatgtgatggaggaaggagggttagagggaaacaggtcatatgtgatggagggaggagggttagagggaagcaggtcatatgtgatggacggaggagggttagagggaagcaggtcatatgtgatggagggaggaggagggttagagggaagcaggtcatatgtgatggagggagggttagagggaagcaggtcatatgtgatggacggaggagggttagagggaagcaggtcatatgtgatggagggaggagggttagagggaagcaggtcatatgtgatggagggagggttagagggaagcaggtcatatgtgatggacggaggagggttagagggaagcaggtcatatgtgatggagggaggaggagggttagagggaagcaggtcatatgtgatggacggagggttagagggaagcaggtcatatgtgatggatggaggagggttagagggaagcaggtcatatgtgatggagggagggttagagggaagCAGGTCATATGTGATGGACGGAGGCGGGTTAGAGGGAAGCAGGTCAtatgtgatggagggaggagggttagagggaagcaggtcatatgtgatggagggagggttagagggaagcaggtcatatgtgatggaggaaggagggttagagggaaacaggtcatatgtgatggagggaggagggttagagggaagcaggtcatgtgtgatggagggaggagggttagagtgaAGCAGGTCATATGTGATGGATATACAGTAGTGTGTGACTCACGGGGGTCGTTTTGGAGCGTTGGGGTCCTTCTTCCTCCTACCACTCTTGGCCATCCCCTTGGGGGGGACGTACCCCCTCATGTCCCTCTCATAACGCACCTTGTCGTTCTTCGCCATGTCCTCAAAACGACGCTTGTCAATCGCAGTGGAAGCCTTCACAGTTATAAACAcactacattatatatatatactattacacacacacacagttataaaACACACATTATAACATCATCATcagtggaagccttcacacagttataaacacactacattatatatatatatatatacactattacacacaaacacaggtataactattacacacaaacacagttataACTTCTctattacacacaaacacatttataACTTCTCTATTACACACACAATTATTATAACACCGTTATAACAGACACAGTGGTGGTATAACACCGTTATAACAGACACAGTGATATAACACCATCATAACAGACACAGAGGTATAACGCCGTTATAACAGACACAGTGatataacactgttataacagACACCGTTACAGGGACACAGTAGTGGTATAACATCGTTATAACAGACACAGTGATATAACACCATCATAACAGACACAGTGGTATAACACCGTTATAACAGACACAGTGGTGGTataacaccattataacaggcACAGTAATATAACACCGttataacagacagagtgatataACAGACACCGTTATAACAGACACAGTGGTGGTATAACACCCTGTGATGTGTGTATTAATATgtaccctccatctctctgaacACTGCTTGGAGAACTCGGCGAAGTTGACCGACTGGTCGGGTTGTTTAATCTTCTGTTCCTCCCGGCAGGTCTGGACGAAGAAGGCGTAGGCTGACGTCTTGCCCTTGGGTTTATTAACGTCCCCTTTCACCATGGTGACACGACTGACTGATGTACCACGGGAGAAAAATAGACACATTTATTAACTACTTTTATGCAAGAGCATCTAGCTAAAGTGGTTAACTAGCTAGGATCCACGTCAGATAACATTGTAGACCCGTGTGCAGTAGACTGTATAGGGTTTGCAGTGAGGGTTAGCCCGGTTAGCTGCCACCTAGCATGCTAGCTCGTTGAGAACAATGGGCCCACCATTTGCTTCCCGCCTAACGCGCTGCTAACTCATCCCATCCCCCAGCGCTAGCATTTATGCTAAAGATGCTAACGCTGCTAGCTTTcggctagttaacgttagctagtgtgaagaagaaaaataataatGAGTAATCAAATTAGTCATCCTTAATAAAGCaagtttattttttactttaactaCATGTGAAATGTAGATGTAGCTACGTAACGTTTCGGTGGCTCGCTTtgtagttagctaacgttaataTACAGTAACGTTACCGTACAGTAACGTTAACAGTTAACGGTACAGTAACTTAGCAGAAAAAATACGAGAAAAACATGCAAGGGGAAACTAACGTTTTCTACAATTATTCAGGTACATTTTTCATTAAATGGCTTCATGtagggaaaaaaatacatttgactaCTACTAACGTGTAATCTT contains:
- the LOC110510465 gene encoding high mobility group protein B2 isoform X2, with product MVKGDVNKPKGKTSAYAFFVQTCREEQKIKQPDQSVNFAEFSKQCSERWRASTAIDKRRFEDMAKNDKVRYERDMRGYVPPKGMAKSGRRKKDPNAPKRPPSAFFVFSAEFRPTVKQEFPGCSIGETAKKLGIMWGQQTPTQKQPFEEKALRLREKYDKDMAAYRSSCITPSLCL